One Flagellimonas sp. CMM7 genomic region harbors:
- a CDS encoding DUF5916 domain-containing protein → MKYLCLTALALLCLMPGTLLSQDSIPKRIYTTSFVEGLESPKIDGLLNDTSWELVAWSGDYVELSPQENTPPTEQTKLKIVYDEKNLYVAFRCYDKDPDGIVRRLSRRDGFDGDWVEINIDSFHDLRTAFSFTLSVSGVKGEEFITNDGGSWDNTWNPIWYAKTNIDQEGWTAEIRIPLSQLRFGKGANQVWGIQSTRRYFRKEERSVWQRSPINAPGWVSSFGELHGLKNLEPQRQLEIQPYVVSSFTTYEAENGNPFRDGNDKQLNAGLDGKIGVTNDLTLDFTINPDFGQVEADPSAIALDGFQIFFPEQRPFFIENKNIFDYRYSTSQSLYTLGFDNIFYSRRIGRSPQGFANIEQGEFSEQPDATTILGATKFSGKTKNGWSIGLLESMTSEESAKINGPNGDREQVVEPFTNYLVGRLQKDFNNRNTFLGGIFTATNRNKTKNLSFLHEAAYSGGIDLKHQWKNRAWYLNSTFIFSHVTGTSEAINATQNSFIRLFQREGASYLNVDAGRTSLTGTGGNINIGKAAGNWRFETGGAWNSPELELNDIGFQIQADDFRHYSWLSYRTTKPMEKVRSYTLNYRHLASFDFGGNLNDTRFDVNGFVNLNNNWFINGGITYRPLIFSNFALRGGPRLKFPSQFGIRQGLISDSRNKLRLNMTHTATWGAENALFNYNINGQITYQPTNALQVSIAPSYTLNRDELQYVNTSFFNDDSRYINASIQQQTLSFPLRIDYILTPNLSLQYWGQPFISRGIYKNLKYITNPTASQFNNRFQSYDPTQLTLVNGTYNIDENSDGNVDYSFFQPDFSFVQWRSNMVLRWEYIPGSELYLVWSQDISQFGDFNQGLFEGLDNNILNTRPENIFLVKVTYRFRR, encoded by the coding sequence ATGAAATATTTATGCTTAACTGCATTAGCACTATTGTGCTTAATGCCAGGAACCCTTTTGTCTCAAGATTCCATACCAAAACGTATTTATACCACATCTTTTGTTGAAGGTTTGGAGTCTCCTAAAATTGATGGTTTGTTAAATGATACTTCTTGGGAATTGGTAGCATGGAGCGGTGATTATGTAGAATTGAGTCCTCAAGAAAACACTCCTCCCACGGAACAGACCAAACTTAAAATAGTGTACGATGAAAAAAACTTATACGTAGCCTTTAGATGCTATGACAAAGACCCCGATGGCATCGTTAGAAGGCTTTCAAGAAGAGACGGTTTTGACGGAGATTGGGTAGAAATCAATATTGACAGTTTTCATGATCTAAGAACAGCATTTTCTTTTACGCTTTCAGTTTCTGGTGTAAAGGGAGAGGAATTTATAACCAATGACGGCGGAAGTTGGGACAACACTTGGAACCCAATTTGGTATGCAAAAACCAACATTGACCAAGAAGGGTGGACAGCAGAAATACGAATTCCATTAAGTCAACTCCGTTTTGGAAAAGGTGCAAATCAAGTCTGGGGAATACAGTCAACAAGACGCTATTTTAGAAAAGAAGAACGTTCAGTATGGCAAAGAAGTCCTATAAATGCCCCAGGTTGGGTAAGTAGTTTTGGAGAACTGCATGGCTTAAAAAATTTAGAACCACAAAGACAATTGGAAATTCAACCCTACGTTGTTTCCTCATTTACGACTTATGAAGCTGAAAATGGCAATCCATTTAGAGATGGTAATGACAAGCAATTAAATGCTGGGCTTGATGGAAAAATTGGAGTCACCAATGATCTTACATTGGATTTTACCATAAATCCTGATTTTGGTCAAGTTGAGGCAGACCCATCCGCTATAGCATTGGATGGATTTCAAATTTTCTTTCCAGAACAACGTCCCTTTTTTATTGAAAATAAAAACATATTCGATTATCGTTATTCAACCTCTCAATCACTATACACATTGGGGTTTGACAATATTTTTTATTCAAGAAGGATAGGGCGCTCCCCTCAAGGTTTTGCCAATATTGAACAAGGGGAATTCTCTGAACAACCAGATGCAACCACAATACTTGGTGCAACAAAATTTAGTGGGAAAACAAAAAATGGGTGGTCCATTGGACTTTTGGAAAGTATGACATCCGAAGAATCTGCAAAAATAAATGGCCCTAATGGCGACAGGGAGCAAGTTGTAGAACCATTCACCAATTATTTAGTGGGCAGGCTACAAAAGGATTTTAACAATAGAAATACCTTTTTGGGTGGAATATTTACAGCCACGAACCGGAACAAAACTAAAAATCTTTCTTTTTTACACGAGGCTGCGTATAGTGGTGGAATCGACCTTAAACATCAATGGAAAAATCGTGCTTGGTATCTAAACAGTACCTTTATATTTAGTCATGTTACCGGCACTTCTGAAGCCATAAACGCTACCCAAAATTCTTTTATTCGATTATTTCAAAGAGAAGGGGCATCATACCTAAATGTGGATGCAGGAAGAACATCTTTGACCGGAACAGGAGGAAACATTAATATTGGCAAAGCGGCAGGTAATTGGAGGTTTGAAACAGGGGGCGCTTGGAACTCTCCCGAGCTTGAGCTAAACGATATTGGTTTTCAAATTCAAGCAGATGATTTTCGACACTATTCATGGTTAAGCTATAGAACCACAAAACCTATGGAAAAAGTAAGGTCTTATACATTAAATTATCGTCATTTAGCTTCTTTTGATTTTGGTGGTAATCTTAATGACACAAGATTTGATGTTAACGGATTTGTCAACCTCAACAATAACTGGTTCATCAACGGAGGCATCACCTATAGGCCATTAATTTTCTCCAATTTTGCATTGCGAGGTGGTCCTCGACTGAAATTTCCTTCTCAATTTGGTATTAGGCAAGGTTTAATATCTGACAGTAGAAACAAACTTCGATTGAACATGACCCATACTGCCACATGGGGTGCTGAAAATGCCCTGTTCAATTATAATATTAATGGACAAATAACCTATCAACCTACAAATGCTTTACAGGTTTCAATAGCACCATCTTACACACTGAATAGGGATGAACTACAATATGTAAACACTTCTTTTTTTAATGATGATTCAAGATACATCAACGCAAGTATTCAGCAACAAACATTGAGCTTCCCTTTACGTATTGATTACATACTTACACCAAATTTAAGTCTGCAATATTGGGGGCAGCCATTTATTTCCAGAGGTATTTATAAGAATTTAAAGTATATCACAAACCCTACAGCAAGTCAATTCAACAATAGATTTCAAAGTTATGATCCCACTCAACTTACACTTGTAAATGGAACTTATAATATTGATGAAAACAGCGATGGAAACGTAGACTACAGTTTTTTTCAACCAGATTTTTCATTTGTGCAATGGCGGTCAAATATGGTTTTACGATGGGAGTATATTCCAGGATCTGAATTGTATTTAGTCTGGTCCCAAGACATATCACAGTTTGGTGATTTTAATCAAGGTCTTTTTGAAGGGCTTGACAATAATATTTTAAACACTAGGCCGGAAAACATTTTTCTAGTAAAGGTGACATACAGATTTAGAAGATAA
- a CDS encoding GNAT family N-acetyltransferase, with protein MKINPNIRLVQPGDIDEIILLCKAHAAYEKTEYRLTTQKEDLLNDLFLETPKLYCIVVVYDHAIIGYATYMKQYSTWDAEEYIYMDCIFLKEYARGLGLGEKIMARIQEEGKKMGCTRIQWQTPNFNTRAIKFYKRIGAVSKPKERFFLNNSF; from the coding sequence ATGAAGATAAACCCAAACATTAGATTGGTTCAACCAGGAGATATAGATGAAATCATACTTTTATGCAAAGCACATGCTGCCTATGAAAAAACTGAATATAGACTTACAACTCAAAAAGAAGACCTGTTAAATGATTTATTTCTAGAAACACCAAAACTATATTGTATAGTGGTCGTATATGACCACGCAATAATTGGCTACGCAACATACATGAAACAATATTCAACTTGGGATGCAGAAGAATATATTTATATGGATTGTATTTTTCTTAAAGAATACGCAAGAGGCTTAGGACTGGGAGAAAAAATAATGGCCAGAATCCAAGAGGAAGGTAAAAAAATGGGGTGTACACGTATACAATGGCAAACACCTAATTTCAATACCCGTGCCATCAAATTTTATAAACGAATAGGAGCTGTTTCAAAACCTAAGGAACGATTCTTTTTAAATAATAGTTTTTAA